A genomic segment from Salvelinus alpinus chromosome 8, SLU_Salpinus.1, whole genome shotgun sequence encodes:
- the LOC139582223 gene encoding uncharacterized protein isoform X2, whose protein sequence is MVIEKLPSWHTLDESTLFPQYFNKIALNQCGIDIELTYVPSEYCMVRNLLCRDTLTEREAKERVRERTMVKMAVLGLLGSLLYLLTGVSGETLSMFSREGDDVSLPCNNVVNPDCSSTTWLYNRDVSTGIIEVVEFGKIKVEKTERADRLSLGSDCSLRVSDVRAEDAGLYTCRQFLTETGPRQREDAPVRLSVLTISSTPPVTDLKPNVDMTLRCSLLTYMGHERYNSGVSLSWVPETGTNVQVTQHSPCDITLTVTLKREDNNRKWTCTLTEKGNVKISTDFTSTFSGTSNVVKLPISHIMLFVTLTIMAAIVTIHTRRNRPPKALPPQTEASGIEVHVLEE, encoded by the exons ATGGTGATAGAGAAACTTCCCTCTTGGCACACACTggatgaatcaacattgtttccacaatatttcaacaaaattgcgttgaaccaatgtggaatagacattgaattgacgtatGTGCCCAGTGAGTACTGTATGGTGAGAAACTTGTTGTGcagagacactctgacagagagagaagcaaaggagagagtgagggagaggacaaTGGTTAAAATGGCTGTTTTGGGACTGCTTGGGTCCCTTTTATATCTGCTAACAG GTGTCAGTGGAGAAACTCTCTCTATGTTCTCCAGAGAGGGAGATGATGTCAGTCTGCCGTGTAACAATGTGGTTAATCCAGACTGTTCCTCAACTACATGGCTCTACAACAGAGATGTATCTACTGGTATTATTGAAGTAGTTGAATTTGGGAAGATCAAAgttgagaagacagagagagcagacagactgAGTTTGGGGTCTGACTGTTCTCTACGTGTTAGTGATGTCAGAGCTGAGGATGCTGGACTCTACACTTGTCGACAGTtccttacagagactggaccacGACAAAGAGAGGATGCTCCTGTTCGTCTGTCTGTTCTAACTA TCTCCTCTACCCCACCAGTGACAGATCTGAAGCCTAATGTAGATATGACGTTACGGTGTTCTCTGCTCACCTATATGGGACATGAAAGGTACAACTCAGGAGTTAGTCTCAGCTGGGTGCCTGAAACAGGTACTAATGTCCAGGTCACACAGCATTCTCCCTGTGACATCACTCTGACTGTGACACTCAAGAGGGAGGACAACAACAGGAAGTGGACGTGCACGCTGACTGAAAAGGGAAACGTGAAGATCTCCACTGACTTCACCTCCACATTCTCAG GTACCAGTAATGTTGTTAAGTTGCCCATCAGTCACATCATGCTCTTTGTGACACTGACCATCATGGCTGCCATAGTCACTATTCACACAAGGAGGAACCGCCCACCCAAGGCTCTGCCCCCACAAACAG AAGCCTCTGGTATTGAGGTCCATGTCCTGGAGGAATGA
- the LOC139582223 gene encoding uncharacterized protein isoform X1: MVIEKLPSWHTLDESTLFPQYFNKIALNQCGIDIELTYVPSEYCMVRNLLCRDTLTEREAKERVRERTMVKMAVLGLLGSLLYLLTGVSGETLSMFSREGDDVSLPCNNVVNPDCSSTTWLYNRDVSTGIIEVVEFGKIKVEKTERADRLSLGSDCSLRVSDVRAEDAGLYTCRQFLTETGPRQREDAPVRLSVLTISSTPPVTDLKPNVDMTLRCSLLTYMGHERYNSGVSLSWVPETGTNVQVTQHSPCDITLTVTLKREDNNRKWTCTLTEKGNVKISTDFTSTFSGTSNVVKLPISHIMLFVTLTIMAAIVTIHTRRNRPPKALPPQTEEASGIEVHVLEE, from the exons ATGGTGATAGAGAAACTTCCCTCTTGGCACACACTggatgaatcaacattgtttccacaatatttcaacaaaattgcgttgaaccaatgtggaatagacattgaattgacgtatGTGCCCAGTGAGTACTGTATGGTGAGAAACTTGTTGTGcagagacactctgacagagagagaagcaaaggagagagtgagggagaggacaaTGGTTAAAATGGCTGTTTTGGGACTGCTTGGGTCCCTTTTATATCTGCTAACAG GTGTCAGTGGAGAAACTCTCTCTATGTTCTCCAGAGAGGGAGATGATGTCAGTCTGCCGTGTAACAATGTGGTTAATCCAGACTGTTCCTCAACTACATGGCTCTACAACAGAGATGTATCTACTGGTATTATTGAAGTAGTTGAATTTGGGAAGATCAAAgttgagaagacagagagagcagacagactgAGTTTGGGGTCTGACTGTTCTCTACGTGTTAGTGATGTCAGAGCTGAGGATGCTGGACTCTACACTTGTCGACAGTtccttacagagactggaccacGACAAAGAGAGGATGCTCCTGTTCGTCTGTCTGTTCTAACTA TCTCCTCTACCCCACCAGTGACAGATCTGAAGCCTAATGTAGATATGACGTTACGGTGTTCTCTGCTCACCTATATGGGACATGAAAGGTACAACTCAGGAGTTAGTCTCAGCTGGGTGCCTGAAACAGGTACTAATGTCCAGGTCACACAGCATTCTCCCTGTGACATCACTCTGACTGTGACACTCAAGAGGGAGGACAACAACAGGAAGTGGACGTGCACGCTGACTGAAAAGGGAAACGTGAAGATCTCCACTGACTTCACCTCCACATTCTCAG GTACCAGTAATGTTGTTAAGTTGCCCATCAGTCACATCATGCTCTTTGTGACACTGACCATCATGGCTGCCATAGTCACTATTCACACAAGGAGGAACCGCCCACCCAAGGCTCTGCCCCCACAAACAG AAGAAGCCTCTGGTATTGAGGTCCATGTCCTGGAGGAATGA